A region from the Vespula pensylvanica isolate Volc-1 chromosome 9, ASM1446617v1, whole genome shotgun sequence genome encodes:
- the LOC122631724 gene encoding sestrin homolog isoform X3, which translates to MGQIGNDTRILLMDAFLQNNRLDHVSRVMSSHPLYLDHFLRTQNFILRGDGPLPYDYRHLIAIMAAGRHQCSYLINLQKGEFLLQGGDPLWLQGLRSIPRKLQDLYEINKILAHRPWLLNKTHIEKLTKGADNWSLAEVVHAIVLLAHFHSLSSFVFSCGINEELDNVTGHHYKENIQDNSNKVPPAKEKLSSSPKEIPNGDGKTENVPSPPSSPSIVGEQEVGVETLMERMKRLSEKSESYQITQEELSKRFETVETQSAELAAAPQRSSSILDSDIGLFIDDPTFIYQDFAKRGQLNDIPTFRVQDYSWDDHGYSLVNRLYNDVGNFLDDKFKTTYNLTYYTMGTHSKVDTSRFRRAIWNYIQCMFGIRHDDYDYNEVNQLLERSLKTFIKSAVCYPERVTKKDYDRVMREFKHSEKVHVNLMILEARMQAELLYALRAVMRYMT; encoded by the exons ATGGGACAAATTGGAAATGAT ACACGCATATTGTTGATGGATGCATTCCTTCAGAACAACAGATTGGATCATGTCTCCAGGGTAATGTCATCGCATCCCTTGTATTTAGACCACTTCCTTCGAACTCAAAATTTCATCCTTAGGGGTGATGGACCACTTCCTTACGACTACAGACATCTCATAGCCATTATG GCCGCGGGTAGGCACCAGTGCAGCTATCTGATAAACCTGCAGAAGGGAGAGTTTCTTCTTCAGGGTGGTGACCCCTTGTGGCTTCAAGGTTTGAGATCGATCCCACGGAAGCTTCAAGATCTCTATGAGATCAATAAAATCTTAGCTCACAGGCCGTGGCTTCTAAATAAAACGCACATAGAG AAACTGACCAAAGGCGCGGACAATTGGTCCTTGGCCGAAGTCGTCCATGCGATAGTCCTTTTGGctcattttcattcgttgtcatcgttcgttttctcATGTGGAATCAACGAAGAATTGGACAACGTAACGGGCCATCATTACAAGGAAAATATACAAGACAATAGCAATAAAGTGCCACCTGCCAAAGAAAAACTTTCTAGTAGCCCCAAGGAAATACCCAATGGCGACGGCAAGACTG aaAACGTACCGTCGCCGCCATCGTCGCCTAGCATAGTTGGTGAACAAGAGGTCGGCGTGGAGACTTTAATGGAGCGAATGAAACGACTTTCCGAAAAGTCCGAGTCTTATCAAATAACGCAAGAAGAATTATCCAAAAGATTTGAAACGGTCGAAACGCAATCAGCCGAATTGGCAGCTGCACCTCAAAGAAGTAGCAGCATTCTTGATTCCGACATCGGCCTGTTCATCGACGATCCTACCTTCATATACCAAGATTTTGCTAAG cGAGGTCAACTGAACGACATACCGACCTTCCGCGTGCAAGACTATTCCTGGGATGACCACGGTTACTCGTTGGTGAATCGACTTTACAACGATGTGGGCAATTTCCTCGACGACAAGTTCAAGACGACTTACAATCTGACGTACTACACGATGGGTACGCATAGTAAGGTCGATACATCTCGTTTCAGACGAGCAATATGGAACTACATCCAATGTATGTTCGGAATAAGGCACGATGACTACGATTACAACGAGGTTAATCAACTCCTCGAACGAAGTCTTAAGACCTTTATCAAAAGCGCTGTCTGTTATCCGGAACGCGTTACTAAGAAGGATTACGATCGTGTCATGAGGGAGTTCAAGCACAGTGAGAAG GTGCATGTGAACTTGATGATATTGGAGGCACGCATGCAGGCGGAATTATTGTATGCTTTACGTGCCGTGATGAGATATATGACCTAA
- the LOC122631724 gene encoding sestrin homolog isoform X2, protein MFELTRILLMDAFLQNNRLDHVSRVMSSHPLYLDHFLRTQNFILRGDGPLPYDYRHLIAIMAAGRHQCSYLINLQKGEFLLQGGDPLWLQGLRSIPRKLQDLYEINKILAHRPWLLNKTHIEKLTKGADNWSLAEVVHAIVLLAHFHSLSSFVFSCGINEELDNVTGHHYKENIQDNSNKVPPAKEKLSSSPKEIPNGDGKTENVPSPPSSPSIVGEQEVGVETLMERMKRLSEKSESYQITQEELSKRFETVETQSAELAAAPQRSSSILDSDIGLFIDDPTFIYQDFAKRGQLNDIPTFRVQDYSWDDHGYSLVNRLYNDVGNFLDDKFKTTYNLTYYTMGTHSKVDTSRFRRAIWNYIQCMFGIRHDDYDYNEVNQLLERSLKTFIKSAVCYPERVTKKDYDRVMREFKHSEKVHVNLMILEARMQAELLYALRAVMRYMT, encoded by the exons ACACGCATATTGTTGATGGATGCATTCCTTCAGAACAACAGATTGGATCATGTCTCCAGGGTAATGTCATCGCATCCCTTGTATTTAGACCACTTCCTTCGAACTCAAAATTTCATCCTTAGGGGTGATGGACCACTTCCTTACGACTACAGACATCTCATAGCCATTATG GCCGCGGGTAGGCACCAGTGCAGCTATCTGATAAACCTGCAGAAGGGAGAGTTTCTTCTTCAGGGTGGTGACCCCTTGTGGCTTCAAGGTTTGAGATCGATCCCACGGAAGCTTCAAGATCTCTATGAGATCAATAAAATCTTAGCTCACAGGCCGTGGCTTCTAAATAAAACGCACATAGAG AAACTGACCAAAGGCGCGGACAATTGGTCCTTGGCCGAAGTCGTCCATGCGATAGTCCTTTTGGctcattttcattcgttgtcatcgttcgttttctcATGTGGAATCAACGAAGAATTGGACAACGTAACGGGCCATCATTACAAGGAAAATATACAAGACAATAGCAATAAAGTGCCACCTGCCAAAGAAAAACTTTCTAGTAGCCCCAAGGAAATACCCAATGGCGACGGCAAGACTG aaAACGTACCGTCGCCGCCATCGTCGCCTAGCATAGTTGGTGAACAAGAGGTCGGCGTGGAGACTTTAATGGAGCGAATGAAACGACTTTCCGAAAAGTCCGAGTCTTATCAAATAACGCAAGAAGAATTATCCAAAAGATTTGAAACGGTCGAAACGCAATCAGCCGAATTGGCAGCTGCACCTCAAAGAAGTAGCAGCATTCTTGATTCCGACATCGGCCTGTTCATCGACGATCCTACCTTCATATACCAAGATTTTGCTAAG cGAGGTCAACTGAACGACATACCGACCTTCCGCGTGCAAGACTATTCCTGGGATGACCACGGTTACTCGTTGGTGAATCGACTTTACAACGATGTGGGCAATTTCCTCGACGACAAGTTCAAGACGACTTACAATCTGACGTACTACACGATGGGTACGCATAGTAAGGTCGATACATCTCGTTTCAGACGAGCAATATGGAACTACATCCAATGTATGTTCGGAATAAGGCACGATGACTACGATTACAACGAGGTTAATCAACTCCTCGAACGAAGTCTTAAGACCTTTATCAAAAGCGCTGTCTGTTATCCGGAACGCGTTACTAAGAAGGATTACGATCGTGTCATGAGGGAGTTCAAGCACAGTGAGAAG GTGCATGTGAACTTGATGATATTGGAGGCACGCATGCAGGCGGAATTATTGTATGCTTTACGTGCCGTGATGAGATATATGACCTAA